The Streptomyces sp. NBC_01689 genome includes a window with the following:
- a CDS encoding TetR family transcriptional regulator, which yields MRTVDGRVAGRRGQATRQKLLDCLSEMLSSSPYRDVKVIDVARKAGTSPATFYQYFPDVEGAVLEIAEQMAAEGAGLTELLDGRSWAGKAGWQTAQELVDGFLEFWRKNDAILRVVDLGAAEGDKRFYKIRMKILNSVNNSLTDTVAELQAKGRVDKDVNPAAMAGSLVAMLAAVASHQKGFQTWGVKQAELKPNLALLVHLGVTGKKPAK from the coding sequence GTGCGTACCGTCGACGGCCGCGTGGCCGGTCGGCGTGGGCAGGCGACCAGGCAGAAACTGCTCGACTGCCTCAGCGAAATGCTCAGCTCCTCGCCCTACCGGGACGTCAAAGTCATTGATGTCGCGCGTAAGGCGGGCACTTCACCGGCGACTTTCTACCAGTACTTTCCGGACGTCGAAGGCGCCGTCCTGGAGATCGCGGAGCAAATGGCCGCGGAGGGCGCCGGGTTGACCGAACTGCTCGACGGGCGCTCCTGGGCGGGCAAGGCCGGCTGGCAGACCGCGCAGGAACTCGTGGACGGGTTCCTGGAGTTCTGGCGGAAGAACGACGCCATCCTCCGCGTGGTCGACCTGGGCGCCGCCGAGGGCGACAAGCGGTTCTACAAGATCCGCATGAAGATCCTGAACTCGGTGAACAACTCCCTTACGGACACGGTCGCCGAGCTGCAGGCCAAGGGCAGGGTCGACAAGGACGTCAACCCCGCCGCGATGGCCGGCTCGCTCGTCGCGATGCTCGCGGCGGTGGCCTCGCACCAGAAGGGCTTCCAGACCTGGGGTGTGAAGCAGGCTGAACTCAAGCCGAATCTCGCGCTGTTGGTGCACCTCGGCGTGACCGGGAAGAAGCCCGCCAAGTAG
- a CDS encoding VOC family protein yields the protein MAVSPASGASDASGAFPEGVPCWVEAQLPDVEAGRRFYGELFGWTFGEGFGPAGTGVWARHHGEPVAALAPKGDGRMPTVWTVYFATPDAAALAARITTAGGGLITAPTPVGSFGTTALATDPEGAVFGLWQAGDHPGFGKRHVPGSFCWAELYARDTWVVDAFYGALFHDALFGADASPDVGRAPVLDVFPAEMPPHFLVHFGVEDVEAVLGTVNRLGGRVQVPAFDTSYGKVAVVTDNQGASFAVIQR from the coding sequence ATGGCCGTATCCCCGGCATCCGGCGCCTCCGACGCGTCCGGTGCCTTCCCCGAAGGCGTCCCCTGCTGGGTGGAAGCGCAGCTCCCCGACGTGGAGGCGGGCCGGCGCTTCTACGGCGAGCTGTTCGGCTGGACCTTCGGGGAGGGGTTCGGGCCGGCCGGGACCGGTGTGTGGGCGCGCCACCACGGAGAGCCCGTCGCCGCCCTGGCGCCCAAGGGGGACGGCCGGATGCCCACCGTCTGGACGGTGTACTTCGCCACCCCGGACGCCGCCGCGCTGGCCGCCCGGATCACCACGGCGGGCGGCGGCCTGATCACCGCGCCCACGCCGGTCGGCTCCTTCGGCACGACGGCCCTCGCCACCGACCCCGAGGGCGCCGTGTTCGGCCTGTGGCAGGCGGGTGACCATCCCGGCTTCGGCAAGCGGCACGTGCCGGGCTCGTTCTGCTGGGCCGAGCTGTACGCGCGGGACACCTGGGTCGTCGACGCGTTCTACGGTGCCCTCTTCCACGACGCCCTCTTCGGGGCCGACGCCTCGCCCGACGTCGGCCGGGCCCCCGTCCTCGACGTCTTCCCGGCGGAGATGCCACCGCACTTCCTGGTCCATTTCGGGGTCGAGGACGTCGAGGCGGTACTCGGAACGGTGAACCGGCTCGGCGGCCGGGTCCAGGTGCCCGCCTTCGACACCTCGTACGGAAAAGTGGCCGTCGTCACCGACAATCAAGGGGCGTCGTTCGCCGTCATCCAGCGGTGA